The proteins below are encoded in one region of Macrococcus armenti:
- the noc gene encoding nucleoid occlusion protein, with translation MKKPFSKLFGLKEKEEDMEVARQNGNVVKVSVERIVPNRYQPRQIFDEEKIKELADSIKSYGLLQPIVVRPIEEDMYEIIAGERRFRALKMNNTAETEVIVKQMNDKETAAIALIENIQRENLSAVEEAEAYKKLLDLDGITQNDLATSLGKSQSFIANKLRLLRLSQPILDALNKHQITERHARSLLALDEAGQLQMLNIIKSQNLNVKQTEERVKRMLGGEDVKPKRIGFTRDIKLAFNTIGQSLKAVEKSGVKVKRKDTEYENFYEISIKVFKTDK, from the coding sequence ATGAAAAAACCTTTTTCAAAATTATTTGGGCTGAAAGAAAAAGAAGAGGATATGGAAGTTGCACGCCAAAATGGTAATGTTGTAAAAGTTTCCGTTGAACGCATCGTACCGAATCGCTATCAACCGAGACAAATATTTGATGAAGAGAAAATAAAAGAGCTCGCTGATTCTATTAAATCATATGGATTACTACAACCTATTGTCGTACGTCCAATTGAAGAAGATATGTATGAAATCATCGCAGGTGAGCGCCGTTTCAGAGCGCTGAAAATGAATAATACAGCTGAAACAGAAGTAATCGTTAAACAAATGAACGATAAAGAGACAGCTGCGATTGCATTGATTGAAAACATTCAACGTGAAAACTTATCAGCGGTAGAAGAAGCAGAAGCATATAAAAAACTGCTGGACTTAGATGGAATCACACAAAATGATTTAGCGACAAGTCTAGGTAAAAGCCAGTCATTTATCGCGAATAAATTACGTTTATTAAGATTGTCACAACCGATACTGGATGCGTTGAACAAACATCAGATTACTGAACGACATGCGCGTAGCCTCCTTGCGTTAGATGAAGCGGGACAACTTCAAATGCTTAATATTATTAAAAGTCAGAATTTAAACGTTAAGCAAACAGAAGAGCGTGTTAAACGTATGCTTGGTGGAGAAGATGTGAAACCGAAGCGTATTGGGTTTACGCGTGACATCAAACTTGCATTTAATACAATTGGACAAAGCTTAAAAGCTGTTGAAAAAAGCGGCGTTAAGGTGAAACGTAAAGATACGGAATACGAGAATTTTTACGAAATTTCGATTAAAGTATTTAAAACAGATAAGTAA
- the rsmG gene encoding 16S rRNA (guanine(527)-N(7))-methyltransferase RsmG codes for MNETKFLQHLKEKGFELTEAQQKQFAIYYETLVEWNEKINLTAVTEKEEVYLKHFFDSITPSFYFDFNKVKSICDVGAGAGFPSIPLKILYPHLELTIVDSLNKRINFLNHLSAELNLTNCRFVHDRAETFGKGQYRESFDVVTARAVARLSVLSELCLPLVKKGGHFIALKGAQGEIEVEEGLFAISILGGEVVENHPLTLPEEESMRYILDIEKKRQTPKKYPRKPGTPNKEPLLK; via the coding sequence ATGAATGAGACGAAATTTTTACAACATTTAAAAGAAAAAGGGTTCGAACTCACTGAAGCACAACAAAAACAATTTGCAATTTACTACGAAACTTTAGTAGAGTGGAATGAGAAAATTAATTTAACAGCGGTAACAGAAAAAGAAGAAGTTTATTTAAAGCATTTTTTTGATTCGATTACGCCGAGTTTCTATTTTGATTTTAATAAAGTAAAATCTATTTGTGATGTTGGTGCAGGCGCTGGATTCCCAAGCATCCCTTTAAAGATATTGTATCCGCATTTAGAACTTACTATCGTGGATTCTTTGAATAAACGCATCAATTTCTTAAATCATCTGAGCGCTGAACTGAACCTTACAAACTGCCGATTTGTACATGATCGCGCTGAAACTTTCGGAAAAGGGCAATATAGAGAAAGTTTCGATGTTGTAACAGCAAGAGCAGTTGCAAGGTTATCGGTATTAAGCGAGTTATGCTTACCACTTGTTAAAAAAGGTGGCCATTTCATAGCGTTAAAAGGCGCACAAGGTGAAATCGAAGTTGAAGAAGGATTATTTGCTATTTCAATTTTAGGAGGAGAAGTTGTAGAAAATCATCCACTGACACTTCCTGAAGAAGAAAGTATGCGCTATATTCTGGACATTGAAAAGAAAAGACAGACACCTAAGAAATATCCACGAAAACCAGGTACACCTAATAAAGAACCATTATTAAAATAA